In Bacteriovorax sp. PP10, the genomic window CCCGAAAGGGGACGGTACCTTTAAAATACCGATGCCTTCAATCGATACGCCGAGATTTAAATTCGGTGATAAGAATCAAGGCGGAATGGGACAAGGAAACGGCGAAGCTGGAGATCCAGTTGATGGACAAGAAGGTGAAGGGCCCGGAGATGGAAAAGAAGTCGGGAATCAAGCTGGTAATAAAGAGCTTGAAGTCGATTTATCTCTAGAAGAACTTGCTTCAATTCTCGGAGAAGAGCTGGCACTTCCAAAGATTGAACCGAAAGGGAAGAAGGCCATGCCTTCTGTAACGAATAAGTACACGTCGATTGGGATGACAGGTCCAAACTCATTAAAACATTTTAAACGCACATACAGAGAAGCGATGAAGCGCCAGATGTCTTCTGGAACTTATGACTTCAATGACCCTAAGGTTGTTCCAATCAAGCGCGATTTTAGATACCGTGCTTCGGATGCGAAAGTTGAATTTGAAAATTCAGCTGTCGTAATCTACATGATGGACGTTTCTGGATCGATGGGTGACGAACAAAAAGAAATCGTTCGTACTGAATCTTTCTGGATCAACCTGTGGTTAAAAAGCCAGTATAAAGACATTGAAGTGAGATACATCATTCACGATGCGACGGCAAAAGAAGTGGATCAAGAAACTTTTTTCAAGACGCGCGAGAGCGGTGGGACACTTATTTCAAGTGCTCTTAAGCTGTGCAAAGAAATCATCGACGCCGACTACGACCCGAGTGAATGGAACATCTACCCGTTCCACTTTTCAGATGGGGATAACTGGTCAGCTGACGATACAAAACTATGTCTGGAAATTCTCGATACTCATCTTCTTCCTGCTTCGAACGTATTTTGTTACGGACAAGTAGAAAGTCGATATGGATCAGGACAATTTTATAAAGACCTTGCCGGAAGATATGGCGAGGACGATGAAAAAGTTATTTTATCGAAGATTAAAAACAAAGAAGCAATTCTTGATTCGATTAAAGATTTTCTAGGGAAAGGAAAATAAGTTATGTCTAGAACGAAACCATTGGATGGAGAGTTACTACGAATCAGAGATGAAATCCACGGCTACGCTTTGGAGTTCGGTCTTGATTTTCACGAAGTTCGCTTCGAGGTATGTGACTACGACACGATTAATATCCTTGCTGCTCAAGGTGGATTCCCATCTCGTTACCCGCACTGGCGTTTCGGAATGGATTACGATCAACTTTCAAAAGGCTATGCTTATGGTCTGCAAAAGATTTATGAGATGGTTATTAACACGAATCCTTGTTATGCCTACCTTCTAAATGCCAACCACCTTGTTGACCAGAAAATCGTTATGGCCCACGTTTATGGCCACGCGGATTTCTTCAAAAACAATGCATGGTTTGCCAACACTGATAGAAACATGATGGCCGTTATGGCCAACCACGGAACTAAAATCCGTCGTTACATGGAAAAATACGGACAAAATAGAGTCGAGGAATTCATCGACCGTGTGAACTCAATTGAAAACTTAATTGATGTTGGAACTCTTTTTGAGACAACGGAATCAAGAAGACAATCTGATGAGCGTATGAAAGTGGCAAGTGAAGAAATTGCCAATCAAACTGATGACAGATCAAATGCGCTGAAGTCTTTTATGCGTGCTAAAGATAGAAATCAACAAGGCCCAGTAGCGCCGGTTGAAGAAGCACCAAATCTTCGCGATAAAAAAGTGGTTTCACCTCGCGATGTTATGTACTACATCCTGGATAATGCTCCTCTTGAAGAATGGGAATCAGATATTCTTGGAATCCTTCGAGATGAAGCTTATTACTTCCTGCCTCAGCGTTTAACAAAAATTATGAACGAAGGTTGGGCAAGTTACTGGCACTCTCACATCATGACGACCAGAGCGCTTAAAGCATCTGAGATCATCGATTACGCCGATCACCACGCTGGTGTCATGGCGATGAGCAAACAAAACATCAACCCGTATAAAATCGGAATTGAGCTTTACAGAGATATCGAATACCGCTGGAACACAGGTCGTTTTGGAAAAGAATATAACGAATGTGAAGACATGGCCGTTAAACACAGCTGGAATAAAGACTTAGGTCTTGGAAGACAAAAAATCTTCGACGTAAGAAAAACTCACAATGATGTAAGCTTCATTGATGAATTCTTCACACCGGAATTCTGTGAACGCCAACAGCTATTCACGTACAAGTTTAATCCACGCACGGGTCGCAATGAAATTGAAACTCGCGACTTCATGGATATTAAAAATAAACTTCTGACTCAACTTTCTAACTTTGGATCTCCCGTGATTGAAGTTGAAAGCGGGAACTTCCAGAACCGTGGAGAGTTACTTCTTCGCCACGTTCACCAGGGAGTTGACCTTGATTTTGGGTACGCTTCAGATACACTGAGAAATCTTTTTGCATTATGGAAGAGACCAGTGAACATCACAAGCCGTCAGGAAGATCAAAACATCACATTAAGTTTTGATGGAAAAGAATTTAAACAAGTAAAATAAAAAGTGAGCTTATTGTGGCGTGACCTTAATGGTCTCGCCATCAAGCTCTTCGATATCGGCCTGGTCAATACTCTTAGCTTCAACCAACGGTTCAACAACTTTTCTCTCTTTTAAAGATTCAATCGTCATTGATTTATCACTATAAATGGGCTCATCACGCTTGATGGTTTTTCCTAAGTTTTCCCACTGAATATACTGCAGAGAAACCCAGCAGCTCATTCCATCAAAAGACTTACATGATTTTTCAGCAGACTCTTCAACACGTCTCTTATCGTAGACTTTATCGTTTTCACCCAGAACTAAATTCACATAAGTGTCCATGATACTGACTTCGAAAGGTGGCTCGTTCTGAAAGGAAATTTTAAGCAAAGTTAATTCTCTTTGAGCTTCAATAAATCTTTTTTCACGAATTAAAAAAGCGATCTTAATGGCCTGTGTGTTTCTTGGATCAAGATTTTTATTAGAAATATTTGCCAGCATCATCAAACCGTCATTCCACTGGTTGAGCATCCACGCAAGTGGAATCGCGCGCTCAAGAGAGTTAGTTGAATCCTGCTTCTTTTGTAGTGCCAATCTAAAGTGACCAAAGGCCAGTTCATATTCTTTATTGGCAAGATTGATATTTCCTTTAATGTTCTCAGCGTTCGCCGAATCGACGTCATCAATGAAGGCCAGTGCTTTTTTACTTTCACCAGAGCGCAGGTACATGAAGGCCACGATCTCACGTAGCTTTTTAGACTGGTAAGAAGACTCAGGTAAAATAGACAGAAGATTTAAAAGCTCTTTTTCTTTGTTGAAATAAAGTCCGGTTTTTAACCACAGGCGCGCCATCTCATCATCGCTAAGTGTGGCCTCAACGTCAGTCATTAAATTTTTCTTCAAGGCCTTGGCGTCGGCAGTTTTCAAAATAATCATTGAGTCCAGCCAGGCCTGATCGTTGCGAGAGAACTTAGAAGTATAAAACTGACAGGCACCTTTTTCACGCATCATCGAAGCAACGTCGTTGACGGCCATGAAGTTAATCAGTCTTAAAAGACAGTTTTGAGTGTAGTAGTTATTGTTGTTAATTCTTTTGTCGTTAAGTTCAGCAAGGGATTTATCAAAGCGCCCATTGATGAAATAAATAATGGCCAGGTATCTTTTTTTAATCCCGGTCACGACACTTTCTCTTTCACTGATGCGATTTAAAAAGAACTCAGCGAGCTTTAAATCTCCACTGATAAGCTTAAATTTCGCCTTCTGCAGGTTAAAGAGATCCACCTGACGTTGGTTATGGTCTTTGGTAATAGAAGACGCATAAGCGGCCTCAATAGACGTGTCTTCACTCTCGAGAATAATCTCTTTAAGTTCATCTTCATTGGATTGAGCAAACGCACTTCCAACGAAAACACTCAGGAATAAAAGAACACATATAACTTTCATGCTTAATATTTCGGGTCTTTGTCCCGATAACTTAAACAAATATGAAAGCTCTAAAAATTATCGTTTTAACCGCACTTATGTTGCCTGCAGTTTTGCAGAGAGCGTATGCGCTTGCCCCAGTGGAAAGTCTGGTTTTAGGTAATTTTAGCGACGAGTATTCTGAAAACAAAACTGATCCGCTCAACTATGTTTACTCTCGCGACAAAAGCATTAAAAGTAGCACGAGTGAGTTCAAAAAAGAGCTGGCGATCTATCGTGGCTTCTATGAAGAAGGGAAAAATACGGCCAACTACTGCCGAGAAAATCATCCTCTTCAATACGCAACAGAATGGGAAAAAGTTCAGGTCAAGCGCTCGACCATGGGCCTGATTCAATACATCGGTCTCGATCTTATCTCGAGAGCACTTCCTCAATATGCTAAGGCCCTGGAGTACACTCGCGAAGAATACGTCAACATGGTTGATGGGTTAGTAGGGAATTACTGCTCAACGAATTTATCGGTGATCAGTAAGCGTGAGCTTCTGAATAATTTTTATATCAAGTTCGATAAAGAAAATAGTTTCAAACTTCCAAGCGTTGAAGGCAATCCTTATTTCCCGGACAATTTAGAAAGTTATCTTCCAGCAAGAAAAGGCCTGGAGCATGAAATGCTCTACACAGTAAAACTTTTTCAATCACTATGCTCGTGGAGTGGAAGTCCGACCAATCCAGGACTCATGGTTCCGATCTTAAAAAATAGTGCACTGATGTCTTTTTTCGCCCGTCAAATGAGCAATAAAAGTATTGGATGGAAAGAAATCGACAATTCTTTATTTCTAAAAGAAGACAAACAAACCGCACAGGTCTGGTGTGATAATTTAATTTGTAGGAAAGTTTCGAGTGAGACTTTTATGAATAAATTTTTCTTTTCAGTCGGCGGAACTAACGTTAACGATGATATTAAACGCCTGTACTGTGAAGATTTCAGAAACAGCGATTTTAAACCTAAAGAGAGTGACCCACGCTTAGCAAAGATGATGAACAGCATGTCTTTTGATGAAGAAAACTTTATCAATTCTCAATTCATCGCTCTGATTACCGGAGTTCCTGATTTTTTTATCCGCGCTGAAACTTTTAATCAAGGCGCCGATATTTTCAGATCGAGTATCGACTACACATGGAATAAATGGGCCAAGAATATGAGTGAAAATTTCACTCGCGATTTATTTTTTGAAGAGCCTTTAACTCTTGAGCAAGTGGATACAAATCAGTACTACGATTTCAGATCCGGGAAGTTAAAAATTGCTTTCGATGTAA contains:
- a CDS encoding DUF444 family protein, translating into MDHPIKRDHARFRKIVKGRIRDNLRKYVSKGEMPAPKGDGTFKIPMPSIDTPRFKFGDKNQGGMGQGNGEAGDPVDGQEGEGPGDGKEVGNQAGNKELEVDLSLEELASILGEELALPKIEPKGKKAMPSVTNKYTSIGMTGPNSLKHFKRTYREAMKRQMSSGTYDFNDPKVVPIKRDFRYRASDAKVEFENSAVVIYMMDVSGSMGDEQKEIVRTESFWINLWLKSQYKDIEVRYIIHDATAKEVDQETFFKTRESGGTLISSALKLCKEIIDADYDPSEWNIYPFHFSDGDNWSADDTKLCLEILDTHLLPASNVFCYGQVESRYGSGQFYKDLAGRYGEDDEKVILSKIKNKEAILDSIKDFLGKGK
- a CDS encoding SpoVR family protein; its protein translation is MSRTKPLDGELLRIRDEIHGYALEFGLDFHEVRFEVCDYDTINILAAQGGFPSRYPHWRFGMDYDQLSKGYAYGLQKIYEMVINTNPCYAYLLNANHLVDQKIVMAHVYGHADFFKNNAWFANTDRNMMAVMANHGTKIRRYMEKYGQNRVEEFIDRVNSIENLIDVGTLFETTESRRQSDERMKVASEEIANQTDDRSNALKSFMRAKDRNQQGPVAPVEEAPNLRDKKVVSPRDVMYYILDNAPLEEWESDILGILRDEAYYFLPQRLTKIMNEGWASYWHSHIMTTRALKASEIIDYADHHAGVMAMSKQNINPYKIGIELYRDIEYRWNTGRFGKEYNECEDMAVKHSWNKDLGLGRQKIFDVRKTHNDVSFIDEFFTPEFCERQQLFTYKFNPRTGRNEIETRDFMDIKNKLLTQLSNFGSPVIEVESGNFQNRGELLLRHVHQGVDLDFGYASDTLRNLFALWKRPVNITSRQEDQNITLSFDGKEFKQVK